The sequence GATACTTGAATTCACTCTATTCCTCTGGTTGCTactaggtttttaaaattttttgcaaaACAGATAATGTGTAGATGAGCTAGCGGTTGCATTCCACGTATGCATTTGTTCTTGATATATGATTTGTCTGTAGATGAATGCGTGTAGGGTGAAGACATATATATAACTGGGTTAATAGTTGCGCTCAACGTATGTGCCTGCCCTTGACACATAATTGTTTtggattaaaagaaaataataaataaaatataaaaattaaaatgaatataatataatatccagtatatatattatattatttaatagagagagagagatagggCGGTTTTGACTGGTGAGTCAAGAGTCATCAAACCCGAAGAGAACCAGGGAAGCATCCAAAGCTCACACGCAACCAcatgaaaacatgcaatccatccTCACCGTCCATTTCTCCATCCGCGGCGATACGTTCATCATCCCCAACTACAAAACAAACACTCCAAAAAACCCCCCCAAACTTAGAAAGCCAAACTCTCCAAGCaatctctcctcctcctcctcctcctcctcctctctttctttccccttcctttcttcttgttcttgttcttcttgtttaatGGAGGAAGAAGGTGGTTTTCTAGACCTCTTAAGTtcaggagatggagaagaacaTGCTTTCCTTCTTTCCTCTTCAACAACTAGTCATATGTTATGCTTTGCCTCTGCTTCTTCTACTGaatcttctctttcttcttctcctcctcttccttccACTACTTCATCCACTGTCACCACTACAGCAACCACTATTTCAAAGTCCACTACAaaggtatttatatatatatatatatgtatgtatgagaTGCATGAGATGCAGTGCTTGAGTTAATATTGAAGATTGTATGATGAGTGTTTTGTTTGGTTATATGGTTATTGAAGAAAGGAGGAGGTTCAAGCAAGAAGAAGACTAAGATTAGCAGTGAGAGTTCATCAGTTACTACTTCTGGGACAATGAgggtatgtatgtatgcatgttgtttatttagttccatttttttttattttttaagtttgtttttttttttattaattaatggtttATTTTGTGGCAGGTGAGGAAGGAGAAGTTGGGGGAGAGAATTATGGCATTGCAGCAACTTGTTTCTCCATTTGGGAAGGTGATTATtaacttagttatttcttttcctGTTCTTGTTTATGAGTAATTAATGGTGgtaatttgattgaaaatttatgtttGTCTGTTCTGTTTTATAgattaaaaaagtaaatatataaataaataaatgggtGGAATGTTTGACTTTGACTGTATTTTGGGTTTACTTTTACAGTCAGATACGGCCTCTGTTCTTCATGAAGCTCTTGGGTACATCAGGTTCCTGCATGACCAGGTTCAGGttcgtgtgtgtgtgttctatatatttctaaattaatcttttttttttttcttagcttaCTCAAAAGAGTGAAATATTTTGGATTTAAAACTTtgattaaccaaaaaaaaaaatttatctctcTGTGAGATGAGTTAAATTGTTATGTTATCTTGCATGTAACTagtaaaagattaatgaaaagATGAACACTGTCTCTGACTTTAAGGTTTAATCTTTAATTAACACCTCTCTACTTTAAATGACTTCTCAGTATAAAAAGATGTCTTTTCAAACAGGTTCTGAGTTTGCCGTACATGCAACGCCTGCCAACACCACCTGCCACTTTGCATGTAAAAACACACTCATCCTCTTATCCCTTGCACTCTTTATCtttcattataatatatatatatactttttttttaatatattaagaaGGTGATTTGAATTGTTACTAAGTTGGTATGTTTGGTGGTAGGATGGAGGAGAAGGAGGGAGCAATGAATTGAGGAGCAGAGGGTTGTGTTTGGTTCCAGTGTCATGCACTGATCATGTGGCAAATAACAATGGTGCTGATATTTGGTCTCCTTCATCTATGGGAAGTAattcttcttctgcttccaagcactaaaaaatttataaaataattttttttaaaaaaagtttggttttggttctctctctctctctctctctctctgatgTTTTTGCCTAGCTTGTCTCTCTCCTTGGGTTGCTGAACCTTTGTCTTTTTTGGGGTGGATAAAACCAGACTTGTTTTTTCAAGAGAGAGAGGACTTAGGAATGTGTGAAGCTTTGTAACATAACAtgcttttgatatatatatatatcagagaAGAAAAGgggtttggtttttaattttattatttttggtggGGAGTGATGAGTTTTCTTGGAATGGAGTTTGGTGAAGTGATTTAATGCAATTTAATTCCTAGAAAACCACTCCCATTTATTGTTAATTGTAGAAGAGAAAATactaaattatttctttatgaTTTTCTTATCAGGAAATAGTTTAAccaaggattagagttttactatttttatacaCAAAGCAATGAAGCATCTCAGTGGACTTACCTAGAAAAATTTGAAGTAATGcttctaatataaaaaaaaagttatttgttATACATGTGATTTgagtaatataaattataaaaaaaatttattataatcattaattttgaatttggaGCAAAGTATTGAATAGAAATATAGAGGAAATGAGACTTTTAGTAAtctaataatttaacaaaatattagcTAGCATGCAAGGACAAGTGTCAATTTCAGAGTCAATGCTTATCAATAATATACCCAAGGCAGGCC comes from Dioscorea cayenensis subsp. rotundata cultivar TDr96_F1 chromosome 15, TDr96_F1_v2_PseudoChromosome.rev07_lg8_w22 25.fasta, whole genome shotgun sequence and encodes:
- the LOC120277886 gene encoding transcription factor bHLH113-like, which translates into the protein MEEEGGFLDLLSSGDGEEHAFLLSSSTTSHMLCFASASSTESSLSSSPPLPSTTSSTVTTTATTISKSTTKKGGGSSKKKTKISSESSSVTTSGTMRVRKEKLGERIMALQQLVSPFGKSDTASVLHEALGYIRFLHDQVQVLSLPYMQRLPTPPATLHDGGEGGSNELRSRGLCLVPVSCTDHVANNNGADIWSPSSMGSNSSSASKH